The Thalassotalea sp. LPB0316 nucleotide sequence GTTCATGTCTTGCGCGTATTGCCAAATGGCAACTTGATGATTCGCGGTGAAAAATGGATGACCTTAAATAACGGCGATGAATATATTCGGCTAACAGGCATTATTCGCTCGAAAGATATTAGTTCGACCAACACCATACTGTCGAGCAAAGTCGCCAATGCTCGTATTCAATACTCAGGGACAGGCACTTTTTCTGACGTCCAAGAGCAGGGGTGGTTATCTAAGTTTTTCTCTAGCTCATGGTGGCCTTTGTAAGGCATCGGGAGAATATTATGAAAGCAGTATTTCGTCTTATAATCAGTGTTTGTTTATTACTGGCAACAACCCAAGTCAATGCTCAGCGAATTAAAGATTTGGCTGACGTTCAAGGGGTCAGAAGTAACCAATTAGTGGGTTACGGCTTAGTTGTTGGTTTACCCGGAACGGGTGAACAAAGTCCGTTTACTGAGCAAAGTTTTAAAACCATGCTAAGTAACTTCGGTATCACCATGCCGGCAAATTTAAAGCCGAAAATTAAAAATGTTGCCGCTGTAGCCGTACACGCAGAATTACCGCCGTTTGCTAAACCGGGCCAAACCATTGATATTACCGTTTCGTCAATGGGCAGTGCCCAAAGTTTGCGCGGTGGTACATTATTACAAACCATATTGATGGGTATTGATGGCAACGCTTATGCTGTAGCGCAAGGCAGCTTAGTGGTTAGTGGTTTAGGTGCCGAAGGCTTAGATGGCTCAAAAATTTTAGTTAATACACCTACTGTTGGTCGTATTGCTAATGGTGCAACCGTTGAACGAGAAGTTAATACGCCATTTGGCAGCGGTGACTATATTACCTTTAATTTGCGCAACTCAGATTTTTCAAACGCCAAGCGTTTAGCTGACACCATTAACGATTTTATTGCTGGCAGTGCAAAAGCGATTGACGCAACCTCTGTACGAGTAACCGCGCCACGAGATATTTCTGATCGCGTAGGCTTCTTAGCAACGCTAGAAAACCTAGAACTTGAATTAGATACACCTGCTGCCAAAGTGATTGTTAATTCCCGCACAGGTACCATAGTGATTGGCTCTGATGTTCGACTGTTGCCAGCGGCAATTACCCATGGTGGTATTACCGTGACAATCAATGAAATGCAAGATGTCTCGCAACCTGATGCGTTTTCTGAAGGTGAAACCGTGACTACCACGCAATCCATTGTTGATGTTCGACAAGATGATTCAAGAATGTTCGTCTTTGATCCGGGGGTTACGCTAGATACCTTGGTTAGAGCGATTAATCAGGTGGGTGCTGGCCCAGGTGATGTCATGGCTATTCTAGAAGCTCTTGAGCAAGCCGGTGCACTTCGCGGTCAGTTAATTGTTATTTAACAAAGTAGAGCAGCGCCATGAAAACACCGGGTACTGAAGCCACTAATTTTTTTGACTTAACGAGCTTAAATAATATTCGTCAGCAATCAAAAGCTGATGATAAAGCCTCAAAAGATCAAGCGCTAGAAACCGCAGCAAAACAGTTTGAAGCGATTTTTATGCAGATGCTGTTAAAAAGCATGCGCAGCGCACAAGAAGTATTGGAAGCAGATAGCCCATTTAACTCACAAAATGCTAAGTTTTATCGCGATATGCACGATCAACAACTTGCATTAGAATTATCAAACAACGGCAGTTTAGGGCTATCGGATTTGATCGTTCGGCAGCTCGGTGGCAAGCAAGATGACTATATGCCGAGTTCTGTATTGCGCAGTGACGGCAACTTGGTTGTTCGCAGTGACCGTCAAGTAGCCGTTGGCGAGCAAAAAGCTGAGCGTCCGTTTGGCGAGATCATTGATAAGGCCGCGCAAAACGTTCAATTTGAACAGCCAGAAGATTTTGTTAAGCACCTGACACAGCCAGCTAAAGCCGTTGAACAAGCACTAGGTATTCCGTATCAAGTGGTGATTGCGCAATCAGCCCTAGAAACAGGTTGGGGTAAAAAGATCATTCAAAAATCTGACGGTCAAAGTTCGAATAATTTATTCAATATTAAAGCCGATAGTCGTTGGCAAGGCGATAAAGCTAACAAAGATACACTCGAGTTTGAAAATGGCATGATGACCAAGAAAAACGCGCCATTTAGAGTGTATGAGTCAATAAAAGATAGCGTTAATGACTACATAGATTTCCTATCAAATAACGACAGATATCAAGAAGCCTTAAACCAAACGTCAAATGTGGAGCAGTTTTTGCATGGGTTACAGAAAGCTGGTTACGCGACGGATCCTCAATACGCCAACAAGATCATTGGCACCCTCAAGCGAGTTACCAGTATTTTGAACAACTAGGCCTAGTGACTTTACATGGCTTAGTGACTAAGTTTCATGTAGGAGTACGATATGTCTG carries:
- a CDS encoding flagellar basal body P-ring protein FlgI, encoding MKAVFRLIISVCLLLATTQVNAQRIKDLADVQGVRSNQLVGYGLVVGLPGTGEQSPFTEQSFKTMLSNFGITMPANLKPKIKNVAAVAVHAELPPFAKPGQTIDITVSSMGSAQSLRGGTLLQTILMGIDGNAYAVAQGSLVVSGLGAEGLDGSKILVNTPTVGRIANGATVEREVNTPFGSGDYITFNLRNSDFSNAKRLADTINDFIAGSAKAIDATSVRVTAPRDISDRVGFLATLENLELELDTPAAKVIVNSRTGTIVIGSDVRLLPAAITHGGITVTINEMQDVSQPDAFSEGETVTTTQSIVDVRQDDSRMFVFDPGVTLDTLVRAINQVGAGPGDVMAILEALEQAGALRGQLIVI
- the flgJ gene encoding flagellar assembly peptidoglycan hydrolase FlgJ, yielding MKTPGTEATNFFDLTSLNNIRQQSKADDKASKDQALETAAKQFEAIFMQMLLKSMRSAQEVLEADSPFNSQNAKFYRDMHDQQLALELSNNGSLGLSDLIVRQLGGKQDDYMPSSVLRSDGNLVVRSDRQVAVGEQKAERPFGEIIDKAAQNVQFEQPEDFVKHLTQPAKAVEQALGIPYQVVIAQSALETGWGKKIIQKSDGQSSNNLFNIKADSRWQGDKANKDTLEFENGMMTKKNAPFRVYESIKDSVNDYIDFLSNNDRYQEALNQTSNVEQFLHGLQKAGYATDPQYANKIIGTLKRVTSILNN